A DNA window from Primulina tabacum isolate GXHZ01 chromosome 12, ASM2559414v2, whole genome shotgun sequence contains the following coding sequences:
- the LOC142520213 gene encoding uncharacterized protein LOC142520213: MEVEGARKNEAVISFGPEDLKEVNLSHNDALVIQARVVNYDILRVFVDSGSSANVVFKDAFMQMDSQGYHLEAVETALFGFAGHVVYPEWEIVLPLTLGSPDLKKTVMTFFTVVDSPSSYNTILGRQAMNELKAVASTYNQKIKFPVGARVRDVRGDQPSSRKCYVEAVRADQSETRREGKKLRVDEVRGRVLEKGEQELTWISPLISEHQLNILPGSHPVKQKKRHFGPENDKVIDEQVKDMLKAGHIREIQFPTWLSNVVLVPKSTGKWRMCVDFRELNKACPKNHYCNVPKI; the protein is encoded by the exons ATGGAGGTGGAAGGGGCGAGGAAAAATGAGGCGGTGATCAGTTTCGGTCCGGAAGATTTAAAGGAGGTGAATCTATCCCATAATGACGCCCTGGTTATCCAAGCCCGGGTAGTCAATTATGATATTTTGAGAGTCTTCGTTGACTCGGGCAGCTCTGCTAATGTTGTCTTTAAAGACGCCTTCATGCAAATGGATTCGCAGGGCTATCACTTGGAAGCTGTAGAGACTGCACTCTTTGGCTTTGCTGGCCACGTGGTGTACCCGGAATGGGAAATTGTGTTGCCACTAACACTGGGCTCCCCAGATCTTAAAAAGACGGTGATGACTTTTTTTACTGTGGTGGACTCCCCATCATCATACAACACCATTCTGGGGAGGCAGGCTATGAACGAATTAAAAGCCGTGGCATCCACCTACAACCAGAAGATCAAATTTCCTGTGGGAGCCCGGGTAAGAGATGTCCGGGGAGATCAACCTTCTTCACGAAAATGCTATGTGGAAGCAGTTCGTGCTGATCAGAGCGAAACCAGGAGGGAAGGGAAGAAACTGAGAGTTGATGAAGTGAGAGGAAGAGTATTGGAGAAGGGAGAG CAGGAGTTGACATGGATCTCACCCCTGATATCGGAGCATCAATTGAATATTCTCCCGGGATCTCACCCAGTGAAACAGAAGAAGAGGCACTTTGGTCCTGAAAATGACAAAGTTATTGATGAACAGGTAAAGGATATGCTGAAGGCCGGCCACATTCGAGAAATCCAATTTCCTACATGGCTTTCGAATGTGGTGCTGGTACCTAAGTCCACCGGGAAGTGGAGAATGTGCGTAGATTTCCGCGAACTCAATAAAGCTTGCCCCAAAAACCATtactgtaacgtcccgaaaatttga